Part of the Hevea brasiliensis isolate MT/VB/25A 57/8 chromosome 16, ASM3005281v1, whole genome shotgun sequence genome is shown below.
CAGTATTTGAcatgaaataataaattaataatgaaaTAACAGTTAAACATAAAaagataattataatttaaagaaaaaaattatttttaatacagGAATAAAACTGAATTATATGGAATTTATTGTAACTTAATTAGTACTATATAATTAGCTTGTCATTTCATATATAATTACTCACATGGAATAACTGATTCGTCATATAATTTCTCGTTGTTGAGGGATTTGTGACTTTATCTAGAGATGATGTGAGGTTCTGTGTCTCTTCCAATGTTGGACATTGAAACCTCTATAGAACCTCTGTAGAATGAAAAGAAAGTTATCATAGGAGAGATTTTAGAAATGAAGCCTTCAATAGTTAAGTTATTCTAGTAATTATATATATTAGAAAAAGTTGAATTTTAAGAATGTTGTGTCATGGAGAAGTGGATTATTTTTGCAGTATAGCTAGGATCCATTCTATTTATAACTATTTTGTAGTATGGTGCTTGACCTACCCCTTAGGTATGCTGTTGACATTTCTATAGAAGTGGTCCACCTACCTGTGTTGTCAAACTAGGTCCAGATTGGACCGGTTAGTAAAACCAGTTTAATTAGGAATCCATATCTAATTTGGTCTGATTtagatgttaaacctctttaatattcGAATGAACTAAACCTATTCCAATGAATCGGACCATTGCACCTTAACAGAAAAAATAAATATGAGGGAGCCTGATTCATTCCTGGCACCACTGATGAAACTCGTGTCACAATGATCATGTAATCCATGCTTTGCTTTTGCCattttaatacaataaaatatatattattatttcaatgggttattatataatttatttattttattaaattataattattatatagaaaaaataaaaatttttacttcatccactatatatatatatatatatatatatatatatatatatatatatatatatatatatatatatatatagtcacgCCTTGAGCTAGTCTCGTAAAAAATTGATCCTTATGAGTATGGTAAAGTCGAGGTGAGGCATGGCTTTGAGAGGTATTTTGCTAGCCTCTACACTTGGATTTTAAGCGAAAATTCCACTAAAGAGGTATCTCACTAGCGGGAtttgaattaagagagctgtacaaGGGATCAACTCTCATATTTATGTATTGATATGATACACTGAGTGTGTAAATagcttaaaattattttcttgtgAGAATATTAGGTAAATTATTTATAATGTGTATTGGATGTGTATTTCATGATAGAATTATATTAACTTTAGGTAGTTGTAGAAATTGTATCTGTAATCAACATCTAAACTTACTGAATCGAATGCTTACTCCTATTCAAAAAAATCTTTTCCCCAAGCTACCACCCGCTTAATAGCTTCAACTCTTTATCTTAAGGGTCATAAACCCTCACTAGGAGTTTCTAATTCCTCTAAAAATACAAAACCCTATCTAAACACAGTGGATCCCCCAAGGAGAAAATTATTAGCAAAATATTCTTATAGGGCACCATTAGGATGTATGCAGGTTTATACAATAATCATATGTTGGTATTGTAATTTGTGGCTTATAAAATTAACAGTGAGAACATTAGATAGGTTAAACAATCCCTTCAAATAAACTATGATTTTTAACCTCTTATTCTCTATAGAACTCTTATGGAAAAATGCAACTTCAAGAGACATTTGCCCATCAACCTGCTAAAAGTGGCGCTTATGCCCACCACATATAGTGTGGCTATGCTGGTATAACCCCTCTCTAAGCCTTTGTGCCTCTTACTAGGTAGACACACTATCATAGCCTATCACAGTTAATTCAAATATGTCATCCTATGGGGTACATACATCCATGGCAGACCTTAGCATGTTTGCTTACCTAAATCTCATCATGTCCTTTATCCGATGATTATCGAAACACTAGACAGATGCATTTGTATGCTACATAAGGGATAAAATTGATGCTAGATACAAGGAAGAATCATACAACCCACACACACATATGGTGGAGCCTAGCTTAACCCTTATCCATAACAAATAAGGGGCTTAGCACAAatgtattataaaatttattgcaCATGATTTAaagactatatatatatacatatatataatattgTTATATTAAAAACACTTGATTTTTTATTTCTGTAATAAGTTTTTGAATTTAATAGAAATATAATAGAttaaaataatagaaataaataaataaattggcaTAAGTAAGATTGGGTATTGAATTTTgtttattaatttcattttaataaactaaatatttttttaaaattaataattcttATAGAATTAAGAATATAGAATTATAATAGGATTTTTAATTGAAGTACAATTATTAGTGACaaatgtatatgaaattgtttcTTCTATTGAAAGTATTAGTGATAGATAAAGCGTGTACGACTTTGTAAAGAAAAACTTCTTATTGCTGAAGTATTATTAATGGATATATTGCCATTAAAGGTAATTAATGACAAATTTTCATCACTAAGTTATTATAGATTAtagattaataataatttttattttcactgattactttcttattttagttaattgcttcttataaaattttaaatttaatttaagttaagtagaactaaaaattttaaatttataaaaactttaaaattaacttaaatagtaaaaatataattgtaattaatttgaaaaatgaagggtatttttgataaatttaatatatatatttaatatagttAAATTCtcaaaatcataattaattataaataaatattattttttaaatttaaaataaatatactaATGATTcaatcaaaatataaaaaatatgctTGAAATTCATAGCAGTAATCAAGTAAGAATGAGAAAATTGACTTGTAATATACTATTAAAAAAAGGgtgatttattttatttcatttcattttaatatattatataatatttatttcaatttaatttatattttagttTATATTTTTTTCTAGGATTAATTACATTTGGTGGTTATTAAATTTCAAAATCAGTGATATTATTATATAATctattttattgtttaattaatttttattctatTGTTTATTTTGTTAGTTTTATTGTTCAAAATGAATGAAGTAAAATTTTGATTCTTGCAGTTTTGTGTATGCTCAATATACAAAAACTAACTTTGTTTATCGGTGTTTTCCGTTTGTCAGTAATCTATCCTTGGATTTTGTATCTGTAGttttatatacacatatatatgccttcctttagtttttttttttttttttttttaatatttgaattcGTGTTTTACTGTTCTTGTTGGCATTTGTGTTTCAGGTCTTGGTTATTCTGGAAATGGCAGTCAATATTCTCATTGCTGTTGCAAGTGTTGCTGTTGAAATTATTAAACCCTTGGTAGTCGATATTCTCATTCCTGTTGCAAGTGTTGCTGTTGAAATTATTAAACCCTTGGTGGCCCCTATCAGGCGACATATTGGTTACCTAACTGGCTACGAACTTAACATCAAGAATCTGAAAGAGGAGCTTCAGAAACTGAAAAATAAGAAAACTGTCGTGGACGCTGGCCACACTCCTTATTCAATAATTCAATGGCAAAAGCAAGTGGATGACATCATTAAGAAGGGCGATGAATTTTTTcaaaatgaaaacaagtgttTTAACACGAACTGTCCAGATCCAATGTCACGTTATTCCTTGAGCAAGAAAGCTAAAGAGATGACAGAGACGGTGCTTGATCTGCTCAAAAAGACTGAAGAGTTCGGTATCAACCTAGGATCAGCTTTCATTACTAAAGGCATTATGGATTTTACATCAAGggaatcaattaaaaataaagtctGGGAGGCCTTGAACGATGACAACCTTAGCAGGATCAGTatatgtggagctggtggtgtgGGTAAAACCACGATGGTAAAACAGCTTGTGCAAAGAGTTGAAAGAGAGAATTTGTTTGATGTCGTTGGAATGGCAGTAGTGTCCGAAAATCCTAATATAAAAAAGATACAAGGTGACATTGCATCTTGGCTGAAATTGAAATTGGACGATGAGAATGAGTTAAAAAGAGCAGGCGAGCTTCGTCAGGGGCTTATAAACCATGGTAAGAGGATCCTCATAGTATTGGATGATGTTTGGCGCGAGTTGGATTTTGAAAAAATAGGACTTCCTTCAAGGGGAGAGAGAAAGGGACACAAAATTATGTTGACTTCACGTAACATTTATGAATGCAATAAAATGGGAAGTGAAAAGAATTTCCCTGTGGATGTTTTAACAAAGGATGAAGCTTGGGATCTTTTTAGAGAGATGGCAGGCATTTCCATTGACCAGGATTTGCGTCACACGGCAACTGAGATTGCAGATGAATGTGGAGGCTTACCTCTTGCTATTGTAACTATTGCAAAGGGATTAAAAAACAGAGGGAGAAACACATGGGATGATACGCTCCAACAGCTAAAGAATTCTAACCTGCAAGGCGTATCAAGAGATGTGTTTTCCAGAATTGAATTAAGTTACAAGCTTTTGGAAGCCGAAGAGGCCAAGTCATGCTTTCTGCTTTGTAGTTTGTTCCCTGAAGATTTCGATATTCGGGTTGAAGATTTGGTTAGATATGGAATGGGCCTACGGTTGTTTAAAAATGTTGATAAAGTGCATCATGCAAGAACTAGGGTCTATAATCTTATTGATGAACTTAAAGAATCATTTTTATTGCTTGAAGGTGATGGGCATGACTATGTCAAAATGCATGATATTGTCCGCGATGTAGCCATATCAATTGCCTCAAGAGATAAGCAATGGCACACGTTACAAAGTGAGGCTAAAATGAAAGAGTGGCGAGAGGAAGATGGGTACAAACATTGCATTGCAATTTCACTTTTGTATGAAAAAATCAGTGACCAGCTTAATGATTTGGAGTATCCGAAGCTTGAACTCTTGCAAATTGGGGCACATCGTCGGTCACCAGGCCATCCAAACATCGTTTATGCAGGGATGAAAGAACTCAAAGTTCTAGCTTTGTCTTCGAGTTTCCCTTCACTGCTACAATCACTTGATGTCCTGAGGAATCTTCGAACCTTACGTCTTGTGGTATTTAACGAATATTGGGGACGCGCCATTGGAGCTCTTGTCAAACTAGAAATACTCGAAATTCGTGGTAGATGCTTAAGGTTGCCTGGAGAAATAGGACAACTAAAAAATCTAAGGTTGCTGGACTTGAGGAGGGTCGATCGCCTTGAATACATTCCATCAGGCGTATTGTTAGCGCTGTCTAAACTAGAAGAGTTGTATTTGCCATATCGCTTTGGGAATTGGGAACCCATGGAAGACGGAAGGAAAACCAATGCAAGCCTCAGCGAGCTAGACACTCATCATATGACTGCATTAGAAATTTCTGTACCAAAAGCCTCCATTTTGCCTGAAGTTTCAGTCTTTAGAAACTTAGAAAGATTTAAAATTTGTGTAGGCTGCACAAATGAAATTGTAGCTGACAGAAATTATGCGAAAGTGTTGCAACTTAGAGATGATGCAAGTGATATTAAAGAAACTGGGATGAAAGTCTTGATGGGGAAAGCTGAAGTCTTGAATTTGATAAAAGTGATAAATATGAAGGAGGTAATATCAACTGATGAATGTGTTGAACAGGGCTACTTAGTTGATGCACTACAGGGGATTCCACGGTTACCAGAAATTCAGCTTCCATACTTTGGGAAATTGAGAGAATTAAATATAGATTCATGTCATGAGTTGAAGTACTTCATTCCACTATCCATGGCTAAAGGATTGAGACAACTTCATAAAATATCTGTAGAGATCTGCAAAGAGATGGAGGGAATTTTCAACAACAGCGAAGTGGACGACGAGGTTGAGTTTCCCGAACTTACAGATTTGGAGCTGAGGGACCTACCAAACTTCCGTGGTTTTATCATCAACAAATCCTTGTCCTGGAAGGTAAGCTTTTATCTTTTCAAATATATTAAAAAGAAATATCGATTACAAGAAATCAATAGCTCTTCATTAAATTATtcatacagaaaaaaaaaaaagcaaaactcTGAACGGTGaaccaaaatttattaaattttttttatttgattttattaggTTCAAACTCAAGATTTCACGATTCTACAATTGACTCCAAATATTGGCAAGGTAAATCTCATTTACAAATTatctttatttataattaaaggaaaaaaatatatttgaaatttagtgaAACTTTTATAATTGCACTTGAtatattttaactttttaataaataatttcagTAACTAGAAAAATACTTCATTATTCTTTAAATCTCAGCAATAGttaagctaacttcccacttCACCAACTAAACCATATAAATGATTAAATATCAGGCCTCAGTCTCTGTCTCTTTTCTTCCacgtatttttaatttttttcttctctcttttaattttttgccttatattttccattttcaatattaatataatttttcctCATTTCTTTCCTAATATCTATTTTTTGTCTTTTTTAAATAGCACTTTTTCCTCTCAttataatgtatttataataattattagtcATAAAATCAAAAcacaattataataataaaataagaaaaataattaatcttaaaaataataaaaattttattattttaattgaaaaatatatttttaaaattttttaaaattaccaactttttttttaaaatccaaTGGTAAATTTgccaatggattgtaatatttgatatttttagttttttaaattttctacCGATTTACCAACAAATTTCAAAATCTTAGTAATTGAGGTTATCAATGAGGTTCATTGCAACCGATGGAATCTATTGGTAATTAATTTTATACAATTTCATAACATAAAATTGAATACCAATTTCCATTGTGAGGCTAGGCTAAGCTCTTACCTAAATTGCTAGATTAAtcactaattttattaattataaaataatttaatttatatattgccGTTAAATATaggaataaaagttttatattaaAGAATTTTTTATCACTAATTTCATAATTGAATGATATGCGAAATCGCCGTGGAATTAAATTGGCACTCGAGAATATTTAGTCATAATTTTGTAGTGTTGCCAAATGGAGCACAAAATTATCACCATAATTAGCAATGGAAATGGTGATAGTACTTTTGTATTAGGGAAATTTTCAGTCATTAATTTAATCGCTAAATGGTTTTAAAATTATATGGTTCTTCAACTTTCTATAGttattttcattaaataaattaaatcttTATAAAATTATGTTACTTTTGGCTAGCATAATTTCTATTTTGTTAATAATTGATTTCataattaattagaaaaaaaaatgaattctaATATTCCATGAATAGGAAATGGCTAAACAAAATTCATGCATGATTTGGATCCATTATTATTCAACTGCATGtgtcaataatatatatattttgttttaCAGGATATAGACCAACCGAGCACATCTCAAAGGAACAATAGTACAGAAATTGAGCATGCCCAACTTCAATCTATGGCTGGACCAGTAGAAATGATTTCTATATTATTTCCATCCCTTTGCCAACGACTATCAAATTTACAAAAGCTTTACTTGAGTAATTGTGGTTTGTTAAAAGTGGCTTTCCCTCCCTCTGTAGCTCGACAATTGGTGCGGCTTGAAGAGTTA
Proteins encoded:
- the LOC131174623 gene encoding probable disease resistance protein At4g27220; translated protein: MEGSHMAGPSNSVCVPPIAFVHVKRDANKAADCIAKQCSMGSLLYNWLFYLPCELIPISLEELVVAQVSKPQVMVLEVLVRSIESPKASTFARALVPLEDLYLPLDQKYPGELQDLRDKTQSYLEILIAIASTVTGEIAFPVKHCMFLYICTDTDLLLATQLFSLILGFLCLFELSELTDPLAVYLRDKTLSYLEILIAIASTVTGEIAFPVKETLMEKCNFKRHLPINLLKVALMPTTYSVAMLVLVILEMAVNILIAVASVAVEIIKPLVVDILIPVASVAVEIIKPLVAPIRRHIGYLTGYELNIKNLKEELQKLKNKKTVVDAGHTPYSIIQWQKQVDDIIKKGDEFFQNENKCFNTNCPDPMSRYSLSKKAKEMTETVLDLLKKTEEFGINLGSAFITKGIMDFTSRESIKNKVWEALNDDNLSRISICGAGGVGKTTMVKQLVQRVERENLFDVVGMAVVSENPNIKKIQGDIASWLKLKLDDENELKRAGELRQGLINHGKRILIVLDDVWRELDFEKIGLPSRGERKGHKIMLTSRNIYECNKMGSEKNFPVDVLTKDEAWDLFREMAGISIDQDLRHTATEIADECGGLPLAIVTIAKGLKNRGRNTWDDTLQQLKNSNLQGVSRDVFSRIELSYKLLEAEEAKSCFLLCSLFPEDFDIRVEDLVRYGMGLRLFKNVDKVHHARTRVYNLIDELKESFLLLEGDGHDYVKMHDIVRDVAISIASRDKQWHTLQSEAKMKEWREEDGYKHCIAISLLYEKISDQLNDLEYPKLELLQIGAHRRSPGHPNIVYAGMKELKVLALSSSFPSLLQSLDVLRNLRTLRLVVFNEYWGRAIGALVKLEILEIRGRCLRLPGEIGQLKNLRLLDLRRVDRLEYIPSGVLLALSKLEELYLPYRFGNWEPMEDGRKTNASLSELDTHHMTALEISVPKASILPEVSVFRNLERFKICVGCTNEIVADRNYAKVLQLRDDASDIKETGMKVLMGKAEVLNLIKVINMKEVISTDECVEQGYLVDALQGIPRLPEIQLPYFGKLRELNIDSCHELKYFIPLSMAKGLRQLHKISVEICKEMEGIFNNSEVDDEVEFPELTDLELRDLPNFRGFIINKSLSWKVQTQDFTILQLTPNIGKDIDQPSTSQRNNSTEIEHAQLQSMAGPVEMISILFPSLCQRLSNLQKLYLSNCGLLKVAFPPSVARQLVRLEELTVIDCLEIEYIVAETQQEEKDKRISKIVFPNLILLELSRLPKLMAFCADNHISFDWPSLERFTLDDCPKMEKLCSAIPDSSTLKNSFDQSGLSGKEVMHPTSSVIQRLVRRGRKQKDVSNKEDIKQQNTSRMNNKAEIEHAQLQFTTGPVEIISILFPSLWLPSNLQKLSLDECGFVKVVFPLSVPQQLEQLKYLRIWRCPKVEYIVAEVQEVKNKRISQKVFPNLIELNLDGLPKLMALCADSHISFDWLSLKEFSLGDCPKMKILCSTISDSSTLKKSFNQSDLSGKKVMCPSSIIRGLVRRGGKQKNVSNKEVCA